One window of Triticum dicoccoides isolate Atlit2015 ecotype Zavitan chromosome 5A, WEW_v2.0, whole genome shotgun sequence genomic DNA carries:
- the LOC119298304 gene encoding zinc finger protein ZAT8-like codes for MTKHQRAAADQAVSLSLSLSLGAVAGLNKKMRRAAAAAGGDQFLCKTCGRSFPSFQALGGHRTSHLRDRHGLTLALTAGDHYYSVKPKSTDQKPEHRCHICGQGFEMGQALGGHMRRHREEAAPVLLELFV; via the coding sequence ATGACCAAGCACCAGAGAGCAGCAGCGGACCAGGCCGTGTCCCTCTCCCTATCGCTCTCcctcggcgccgtcgccggcctcaACAAGAAgatgcgccgcgccgccgccgcagccggtgGGGATCAGTTCCTGTGCAAGACGTGCGGCCGCTCGTTCCCGTCGTTCCAGGCGCTCGGCGGCCACCGGACCAGCCACCTGCGGGACCGCCACGGGCTCACGCTCGCCCTCACCGCCGGCGATCACTACTACTCCGTCAAGCCCAAGAGTACGGATCAGAAGCCTGAGCACCGGTGCCACATCTGCGGCCAAGGGTTCGAGATGGGGCAGGCGCTTGGCGGCCACATGCGCCGGCACCGTGAGGAGGCGGCGCCCGTCCTGCTCGAGCTGTTTGTCTAG